In bacterium, the DNA window GAGAGTACAACGGGCTTGTCGAACACGAGTTTCTCGCGTTCAATTTCTTCAATCTCTACAGAATCATCGCCGCTTTCGGCACGCGCTCGCGCCGCAGCCTGCTCGAGCATCTCAGTCTGACCCAGATGGCGATCAACGCGCCGTTTTTGCAGCTCTCCAATTTGGCGTGCGCGGCGCGCAATGATTAACACGGCTTCGTATACATTTTCTGCTTTGCCGACAAACGATTCGGGATGGGTGTCAAGTGAGTAAGGCATGTCTTCCTTGTTTAGTTTCCTGTTGGAGTTCCCCCCCGTTTCCGGGAATCCACCTCTTTTGCTATACCGAGGGCCAACGCGCTTCAATGCAGGTCAGCACGTCAGTAACGGCCTGTTCAACTTCCTGATTTATGACTACACAGTCAAAGCACTTTGCCTGTGCCAATTCCATTTCGGCTCGGGCGAGTCTTCGCTCGATTATGTCTGGTGCATCCGTTCCGCGCCTGACCAATCGTTCCTTGAGGACTTCCAGCGATGGTGGCTGAATGAAAATGGTCAGAGCTTGAGGGTAAAGTCGCTTGATACTTGCAGCTCCCTTGACGTCCAAGTCCAACAGCAATGTCCTACCGCTTTCAAGCGCGTGATCAACGTCAGACTTAAGCGTTCCATAGAGATTGCCGTGCACGTTCTCGTATTCCAGAAACTCACCAGCGGCAATCTTTTCTTCAAACTTCTCCCGAGACAGAAAGTGATAGTCTTCTCCGTCTCTTTCCTCGTCGCGAGGCGGCCTGGTTGTTGCACTGCAAGAGAATTCCCACTCGGGGTGCTTCTGGCGAATATGCCGGATGACAGTGGTTTTACCTCCGCCGGCAGGAGCCGCAAATACGACCAGACGACCCGTTCTATTCAAGATTCTGGACTTGCTCTCGCAACCGCTCGATTTCCTCGCGGATGCTGACCGTCAAGTGTGACACTTCGAGGCTTGACGTCTTTGAAGCGATTGTGTTAGCCTCGCGATTCATCTCCTGCAGCAGGAAGCCCAGCCGCTTACCGACTTGACCCGTTGGACTAGTAAGAGTTTTGCGAAA includes these proteins:
- a CDS encoding DNA-directed RNA polymerase subunit omega, translating into MPYSLDTHPESFVGKAENVYEAVLIIARRARQIGELQKRRVDRHLGQTEMLEQAAARARAESGDDSVEIEEIEREKLVFDKPVVLSLREMVDGKIQKKYEE
- the gmk gene encoding guanylate kinase codes for the protein MNRTGRLVVFAAPAGGGKTTVIRHIRQKHPEWEFSCSATTRPPRDEERDGEDYHFLSREKFEEKIAAGEFLEYENVHGNLYGTLKSDVDHALESGRTLLLDLDVKGAASIKRLYPQALTIFIQPPSLEVLKERLVRRGTDAPDIIERRLARAEMELAQAKCFDCVVINQEVEQAVTDVLTCIEARWPSV